From the Pseudopipra pipra isolate bDixPip1 chromosome 22, bDixPip1.hap1, whole genome shotgun sequence genome, one window contains:
- the CLCN6 gene encoding H(+)/Cl(-) exchange transporter 6, which yields MARCGCGAGLCCCCCGERESRTPEELTILGETHEEEDEILPRKDYESLDYDRCINDPYLEVLEGMDNKKAQRYEAVKWVLVFAIGVCTGLVGLFVDFFVRLFTQLKFRLVQSSVEECSEKGCLALSLLELLGFNLTFVFLASLLVLIQPVAAGSGIPEIKCYLNGVKVPGVVRLRTVVCKAMGVLFSVAGGLFVGKEGPMIHSGAVVGAGLPQFQSISLRKIQFNFPYFRSDRDKRDFVSAGAAAGVAAAFGAPIGGTLFSLEEGSSFWNQGLTWKVLFCSMAATFTLNFFRSGIQFGSWGSFQLPGLLNFGEFKCSESDKKCHLWTAVDLGFFILMGIVGGLLGATFNCLNKRLARYRMRNVHPKPKLVRVLESLLVSLTTTVVVFVASMVLGECRQMSSSSHSGNDTLSLQDMSEDINSSIKTFFCPNETYNDMATLFFNPQESAILQLFHQDGTFSPVTLSLFFLLYFLLSCWTYGISVPSGLFVPSLLCGAAFGRLVANLLKSYIGLDHIYSGTFALIGAAAFLGGVVRMTISLTVILIESTNEITYGLPIMITLMVAKWTGDFFNKGIYDIHVNLRGVPLLEWETEVEMDKLRASDIMEPNLTYVYPHTRIQSLVSILRTTVHHAFPVVTENRGNEREFMKGNQLISNNIKFKKSSILTRAGEQRKRSQSMKSYPSSELRNMCDEHIATEEPPEKEDLLQQMLERRYTPYPNLYPDQSPSEEWTMEERFRPLTFHGLILRSQLVTLLDRGVCYSESQSSASQPRLSHTEMSEDYPRYPDIHDLDLTLLNPRMIVDVTPYMNPSPFTVSPNTHVSQVFNLFRTMGLRHLPVVNAVGEIVGIITRHNLTHEFLQARLRQHYQTI from the exons ATGGCGCGGTGCGGGTGCGGGGccgggctgtgctgctgctgctgcggcGAGCGGGAGAGCCGCACCCCCGAGGAGCTG acAATCCTTGGAGAAACTCATGAAGAGGAGGATGAGATCCTTCCCCGCAAAGACTATGAG AGCTTGGATTATGATCGCTGTATCAACGACCCGTACTTGGAGGTTTTGGAGGGCATGGACAATAAG AAAGCCCAGAGATACGAAGCCGTGAAGTGGGTGCTGGTTTTTGCCATTGGAGTCTGCACAGGACTG gtgGGCCTGTTTGTGGATTTCTTCGTGCGGCTCTTTACGCAGCTCAAGTTCCGGCTGGTGCAAAGCT CGGTGGAGGAATGCTCTGAGAAAGGCTGCCTTGCACTGTccttgctggagctgctggggttCAACCTGacctttgttttccttgccAGTCTTCTGGTCCTGATCCAA CCTGTAGCAGCTGGATCAGGAATTCCTGAAATTAAGTGCTACCTCAACGGGGTGAAGGTGCCAGGGGTGGTGCGTCTGCGGACGGTGGTGTGCAAAGCCATGGGAGTGCTCTTCAGTGTGGCTGGAG GTCTTTTTGTTGGGAAGGAGGGTCCAATGATTCACAGTGGTGCTGTCGTGGGTGCAGGCTTGCCACAG TTCCAGAGCATCTCTTTGAGGAAGATCCAATTTAACTTTCCCTATTTCCGCAGTGACAG GGATAAAAGGGATTTTGTATCTGCTGGAGCGGCTGCAGGGGTTGCAGCTGCCTTTGGAGCCCCAATTGGAGGCACTCTTTTCAGCTTGGAAGAAGGTTCCTCTTTCTGGAACCAGGGGCTTACATGGAAAGTG CTTTTCTGTTCCATGGCTGCCACCTTCACCCTGAATTTTTTCCGCTCTGGGATTCAGTTTGGAAGTTGGGGGTCTTTCCAGCTCCCGGGGCTGCTGAACTTTGGCGAGTTCAAG TGCTCTGAGTCTGATAAGAAATGCCACCTCTGGACAGCTGTGGACTTGGGCTTCTTCATTCTGATGGGGATTGTAGGAGGCCTTCTCGGAGCCACCTTTAACTGCCTGAACAAGAGACTGGCCAGATACCGCATGCGGAACGTGCATCCCAAGCCAAAGCTGGTCAG GGTCTTGGAGAGCCTGCTGGTGTCACTGACCACCACAGTTGTGGTCTTTGTAGCCTCCATGGTCCTGGGGGAATGCAGGCAGATGTCTTCCAGCAGTCACAGTGGCAACGACACCCTGAGCCTGCAG GATATGTCAGAGGATATAAATTCAAgcatcaaaacatttttctgcccGAATGAGACCTACAATGACATGGCCACGCTGTTCTTCAACCCTCAGGAGTCAGCTATCCTGCAGCTCTTCCACCAGGACG GTACTTTCAGCCCAGTCACCCTGTCCCTGTTCTTCCTTCTCTATTTCTTACTCTCCTGCTGGACATATGGGATCTCTGTGCCCAGTGGTCTGTTTGTGCCATCACTGCTTTGTGGGGCTGCCTTCGGACGCCTGGTCGCCAACCTCCTCAAAAG TTACATCGGCCTGGATCACATCTACTCGGGAACCTTCGCGCTGATCGGGGCCGCGGCGTTCCTGGGAGGAGTGGTCCGCATGACCATCAGCCTGACCGTCATCCTCATCGAGTCCACCAACGAGATCACCTACGGGCTCCCCATCATGATCACCCTCATG GTAGCCAAGTGGACAGGAGACTTTTTCAACAAAGGCATCTATGACATCCATGTGAACCTGCGAGGAGTGCCTCTTCTGGAGTGGGAAACAGAGGTGGAAATGGATAA ACTACGAGCCAGTGACATCATGGAACCCAACCTGACCTACGTGTACCCTCACACCCGGATCCAGTCCCTCGTGAGCATCCTGCGCACGACCGTCCATCACGCCTTCCCCGTGGTCACTGAGAACAGGGGCAACGAGAGGGAGTTCATGAAGGGAAATCAGCTCATAAGTAACAACATCAAATTCAAG AAATCCAGCATCCTGACCCGAGCCGGGGAGCAGCGCAAGCGCAGCCAGTCCATGAAGTCCTACCCCTCGAGCGAGCTGCGGAACATGTGTGACGAGCACATAGCGACCGAGGAGCCTCCCGAgaaggaggatctgctgcagcAGATGCTGGAGAGGAG GTACACTCCCTACCCCAACCTGTACCCTGACCAGTCTCCCAGTGAGGAGTGGACCATGGAGGAACGATTCAGACCCTTGACCTTCCATGGCTTGATCCTGCGCTCACAGCTGGTCACCCTCCTTGACAGGGGGGTTTGTTACTCCGAGAGCCAGTCT AGTGCGAGTCAGCCCCGTCTGTCCCACACAGAGATGTCGGAGGATTACCCTCGCTACCCAGATATCCATGACCTGGACCTCACTCTGCTGAACCCTCGCATGATAGTG GATGTCACCCCATACATGAACCCATCACCCTTTACTGTCTCTCCAAATACTCACGTGTCACAAGTCTTCAACCTGTTCAGGACGATGGGGCTCCGGCATTTACCGGTTGTGAACGCGGTTGGAGAG ATTGTTGGGATAATCACTCGGCACAACCTGACCCACGAGTTCCTGCAGGCAAGGCTGAGGCAGCACTACCAGACCATCTGA